The following proteins are co-located in the Solanum pennellii chromosome 1, SPENNV200 genome:
- the LOC107013693 gene encoding probable peroxygenase 4 has translation MASSSNNIDEEEIERKEEPTPLEKHVMFFDINKDGVIYPWETYKGFRKIGSGVLLSTVASIFINVGLSGKTRPGKWPSPLFPIEVKNIKFAKHTSDSDIYDTEGRFVPEKFEELFNKHGRTNANALTGEELDELLKANKQPKDFAGHIAAKSEWKILYLLCKDENGLLPKETIRSVYDGSLFEQMAKEKQSKKHRGKSSS, from the exons ATGGCTTCTTCCTCCAATAATATTGATGAAGAGg AAATTGAGAGAAAAGAGGAGCCAACACCTTTGGAAAAACATGTTATGTTTTTTGATATTAACAAAGATggtgttatttacccatgggaAACTTATAAAG gATTTCGAAAAATTGGAAGTGGTGTTCTCCTCTCAACAGTTGCTTCCATTTTCATTAATGTTGGGCTAAGTGGCAAAACTCGACCT GGGAAGTGGCCATCTCCACTATTTCCAATTGAGGTGAAGAACATCAAATTTGCCAAACATACTAGTGATAGTGATATCTATGATACTGAAGGAAG GTTCGTTCCTGAAAAATTCGAGGAATTATTCAATAAGCATGGACGAACCAACGCCAATGCCTTAACCGGTGAGGAATTAGATGAACTACTCAAAGCAAACAAGCAACCCAAGGACTTTGCTGGACA CATTGCAGCTAAATCAGAGTGGAAAATACTTTATTTACTTTGCAAAGATGAAAATGGCTTGTTACCTAAAGAGACAATAAGGAGTGTGTATGATGGTAGCCTTTTTGAACAAATGGCCAAGGAAAAGCAATCCAAGAAACATAG GGGTAAATCAAGTTCATAA